CTTGGCAAACCTCTGTTCAATTGGATTCAAGGCCGGGCTATAAAAGGGGGGCAGGTATTTCAAGGCGGCGCCTTACGCTGCCATTGCTGCGAAATCAGACCATCTTATGGGTCGGGTCGGAAATTGTCATAGATGACGAGATCGTCGGGCTGCAAAGTCGATTCGAGCTGCTGAGAGCGCAGGTATTCCTTAGATAATCACTGTTTTATCAAGAAACACCAGCTTGAGCACATCAATGCGATTGTCATCGATATCCTTTCATTTGTCGCGGCACAGATCTTTCACCGGCTTGAAAGACCGGCGATGGATGCTCAAAGGTCCGAACTCTGCCAGTTCGGACAGATGTTGCCGGGTGCCGTAACCTTTATGCAGATCGAACGCAAAGCCGGGAAATTCTTTTGCATAGTCCGCCATGGTCCGGTCGCGGTGGACTTTGGCGAGGATAGAAGCCGCGCTGATGGCCGGAATCTTCCGGTCGCCCTGCACGATTGCCCGGGCCGGGACCGCTAAAACCGGCAGGCGGTTGCCGTCGACCAGGACGTGGTCCGGCGGGATTGATAGCTGCGCGACCGCCCGCTGCATGGCCAGCAGCGTGGCTTGCAGAATGTTCAGCCGGTCGATCTCCGCTACGCTAGCTTCGGCAATGGACCAGGCCAGGGCGTTTTCCCGAATGGCCTGATAAAGCGCCAGCCTTTTCTTCTCACTCAGCGTTTTCGAATCGGCTAGGCCGCTTATCGGTTTTTTCGGGTCGAGGATGACGGCGGCAGCCGCGACCGGTCCCGCCAAAGGGCCCCGCCCGGCTTCGTCGACGCCGGCGATCAGCCCGGATTCCGCAAGAATGACGTCCGCCATTGCGTAAACAGGTCCCATGCGCGGCTAGCGTAAAATGCCGCGGCTGACATGGCGCAAGAAATCCGCGAATTCGCCTAAATGGGTATTTTCTTCGTCAAGGTTCAGCAGCTCATCAATCGCATCTTCGAGACGAAGATTCATCTTGTAAACGATTTTGTACGCTTTTCTGATCAGCCGAATGTCTTCGGGAGAAAAACCGTTGCGCTCCATCCCGACCGTATTGATCCCATGAGGTCGGGTGGGTTTGCCGCCGACCATCACGAAAGGCGGCACGTCCTGGGTGATCGCACTGCCCATTGCAGCAAAGCTGTACTGGCCGATTTTGGTAAACTGGTGGACCAGTGTAAAACCGCCAAGAATCGCGTGGCTGCTCAGACTGACATGGCCGGCCAGAGAAGCGCCGTTGGCCATCACGACATGATCGCCTATCATGCAGTCGTGCGCGACATGGGTGTAGGCCATGAATAAATTGTCGTTGCCGATTTTGGTAAGGCTGTTATCCTGCTGCGTCCCCCGATGCATCGTGGTGAACTCGCGGATCGTGTTGCGATCGCCGATTTCGAGCCGGGTCAGTTCGGCGGCATATTTCTTGTCTTGAGGGTCTTCGCCTATCGAAGAAAATTGGAAGATGCGATTATCTTTACCAATGGAAGTCGGTCCTTTGATGACTACATGCGGGCCGATGACGGTGCCTGAATCAATCTTTACGTCGGCACCGATGATCGTATAGGGTCCGATGGAAACGTCGCCGGCCAATTCAGCGCGTTTATCGATAATGGAAGTTGGATCGATCAAAATTAATTTACCACGGCTGCACAGCGGATTTCAGCGCTGGCGATGAATTCGCCATCGACTTCGGCCGAGCAATCGAATGCCCAGATATTGCGCTTGCTTTTCAAGAATTTGGCTTCCAGCATCAATTGATCGCCGGGAACGACGGGGCGTTTGAATTTGGCCTTGTCGACGCTGACCAGATAATAAATCATCCCGCTGAGTTCTTCAGGAGCCGTTTCGGAGGCCAGAAGGCCGGTCGTCTGCGCCATCGCTTCGATGATCAATACGCCCGGCATAATCGGTTTTTGGGGAAAATGGCCCTGAAAAAAAGGTTCGTTATAAGTAACGTTTTTGACTCCCAGCAACCGGACTCCAGGTTCACACTCGATGACCTTGTCGACCAGCAGAAAGGGATAGCGATGTGGTAAAAAGTTCTGTATTTGTAAAATATCTAACTTGATGGACATGGTGCGGATCGCTTTGATGATGAGGATGCGATTCCCGTCATTCAAATTACGAATGGCGTCGAGGGATGGAATCCGTCCGGAGGCATGATCGCTGCCATTCGTATCGATTTAAACTAAAGGAAATAGAGGAGGCGCTGGCCGGGCTATTGCGCCGATGCCAGTTTTTTCTGAACTTGAGCGGTAATATCCAGTTTGTCGTTGGCGTAGAGTACACCGTCATACAAGACGAGGTCGAAGCTTTGCTCTTTCGCGATCGCCTGAACGGCCTCGATGATGCGACGCTGCAATTTGCCGAGCTCCTGGTTTTTGCGGGTATTCAAGTCGTAGCCGGTCTCTTCGCTGGCTCGTTTATAATCGAGCGATTTGTCCCGCAGCTTTTTTTCCAGATTGGTACGCTCGCTTTCGCTCATCACCGCGCCGTCGCGGTTCAATTTGTCTTCAAGGGATTTGAGCTCGGTTTCCATCGATTTGATTTTCTTCA
The genomic region above belongs to Methylomicrobium agile and contains:
- the rnhB gene encoding ribonuclease HII, producing the protein MGPVYAMADVILAESGLIAGVDEAGRGPLAGPVAAAAVILDPKKPISGLADSKTLSEKKRLALYQAIRENALAWSIAEASVAEIDRLNILQATLLAMQRAVAQLSIPPDHVLVDGNRLPVLAVPARAIVQGDRKIPAISAASILAKVHRDRTMADYAKEFPGFAFDLHKGYGTRQHLSELAEFGPLSIHRRSFKPVKDLCRDK
- the lpxA gene encoding acyl-ACP--UDP-N-acetylglucosamine O-acyltransferase; the protein is MIDPTSIIDKRAELAGDVSIGPYTIIGADVKIDSGTVIGPHVVIKGPTSIGKDNRIFQFSSIGEDPQDKKYAAELTRLEIGDRNTIREFTTMHRGTQQDNSLTKIGNDNLFMAYTHVAHDCMIGDHVVMANGASLAGHVSLSSHAILGGFTLVHQFTKIGQYSFAAMGSAITQDVPPFVMVGGKPTRPHGINTVGMERNGFSPEDIRLIRKAYKIVYKMNLRLEDAIDELLNLDEENTHLGEFADFLRHVSRGILR
- the fabZ gene encoding 3-hydroxyacyl-ACP dehydratase FabZ, whose product is MSIKLDILQIQNFLPHRYPFLLVDKVIECEPGVRLLGVKNVTYNEPFFQGHFPQKPIMPGVLIIEAMAQTTGLLASETAPEELSGMIYYLVSVDKAKFKRPVVPGDQLMLEAKFLKSKRNIWAFDCSAEVDGEFIASAEIRCAAVVN
- a CDS encoding OmpH family outer membrane protein, translating into MKTKIALFLGLLLASNVCLAELKVGIVYMNTVLKEAPELKRLEQEFSSRVKKIKSMETELKSLEDKLNRDGAVMSESERTNLEKKLRDKSLDYKRASEETGYDLNTRKNQELGKLQRRIIEAVQAIAKEQSFDLVLYDGVLYANDKLDITAQVQKKLASAQ